GGCTTGGTCCGGGTGCCAATTGCTATATAGTCTCCACGAAAAATTCATGTCGGAAGTGGCATATTTCCTCTCTCTTGCATCAACCAATTTTTTTAACAAGAAATTCATAAGCAAGCTTATGAGGGTACTACAATTACGTAGCATATGTCCTGTCAATACCAAAAACGGGCCAAGAAACAGAATTGTGGCTATTTCCAGTACTGAAATCCTTTATTGCTTACCTATTTCCagcaatattttatttttatccagAGTGCTTAAACGTTACATCCCAACGGTGAAAAGAAGGTGGAATTATATGCAGTCCTTCTCATAACGTGAAATTCTGCTTGCTGGGAAGGTTCTCCGCACTGCACACGTAAGTACTCACGCATACTTCCACTATTTATCGCATTAACCAATCCACCTGACACCGCATTTACTATTCCGCCTACATAAAGATAAAAGAATCCCACTCCTCTCTCCTCTCTCGCAGTCTTCTTCCATTCTTCTTCTCACCATGACTAACACCACCACGATTTCCACCGCACCACCAGGAAAGCGAGCAGGAGGAGGAGCCGGACATATCCTCGTCTTTCCGTTTCCAGCACAAGGTCACATGTTACCTCTCCTCGACCTCGTACACCAACTTGCcgtccgctcaaccaccaccaccaacacaacCATTACAATTCTAGTGACGCCGAAAAACTTACCGTTACTAAACCCACTTCTAATCCAACACCCATCCATTGTTCAAACGTTAGTACTACCATTCCCAACTCCTGAAAACAGTCTTATACCACCAGGTGTAGAAAATGTCAAAGATCTTCCCTCTGGTTACTTCCTACCCATGATTCAAACCATTAGCAAACTTTGCGATCCTCTCCTAAACTGGTTCCAATCTCATCCATCCCCTCCAACTTATATCATTTCCGATATGTTTCTCGGCTGGACACAAGACCTCGCTGTCCAACTCGGAATCCGGCGAATTGTTTTCTCTCCTTCTGGTGCTCAAATTCTATCCGTCATTTCCTGTTTATGGCGCGATCTACCAACCCCGGCGAATACTGATAACAACAAAGATAACGACGACCCTTACGCGTTGATTCTGTTCCCGAAAGTACCCGGTTGCCCGAGTTACCCATGGTGGCAACTCTCCTCTCTTTACCGTGCTTATGTCCAAAGTACTAAACAAAGTGGTGGCGATAAAAATTCCGGTGACTTGGAATTCCTCCGGAAGGATTTTCTCGGAAATGTAGAATGCTGGGGTATGGTTTTCAATTCCTTCCATGAGTTGGAAGGCATTTACTTGGACCACATGAAGAGGGCCTATTTTGGCGACAAATATCTATGGGCTGTGGGCCCGCTATCACAATCCGGGCCAACAGAGAGAGGTGGGGCCACATCTGAGCGAGCCGGTGATATTTTTACTTGGCTAGATACGTGTGATGATCACAGTGTTGTGTATGTTTGTTTCGGTAGTCAAGCAGTACTGGATAACAGTCAGATGGAAGCTGTGGCCGTTGGATTGGGAAAAAGTGGGGTCAGGTTTCTATGGTGTGTAAAGGAACCAACTGTTGGACACGTGTCAGATGAATATGGTTTGATACCATCATGGTTTGAAGATACAACGGCTGGTAGAGGATTAGTAGTGAGAGGATGGGCACCACAGGTGCAGATATTGCAACACAAGGCAATTGGATCGTTCTTGACTCACTGTGGT
This Papaver somniferum cultivar HN1 unplaced genomic scaffold, ASM357369v1 unplaced-scaffold_84, whole genome shotgun sequence DNA region includes the following protein-coding sequences:
- the LOC113345861 gene encoding UDP-glycosyltransferase 89B2-like — its product is MTNTTTISTAPPGKRAGGGAGHILVFPFPAQGHMLPLLDLVHQLAVRSTTTTNTTITILVTPKNLPLLNPLLIQHPSIVQTLVLPFPTPENSLIPPGVENVKDLPSGYFLPMIQTISKLCDPLLNWFQSHPSPPTYIISDMFLGWTQDLAVQLGIRRIVFSPSGAQILSVISCLWRDLPTPANTDNNKDNDDPYALILFPKVPGCPSYPWWQLSSLYRAYVQSTKQSGGDKNSGDLEFLRKDFLGNVECWGMVFNSFHELEGIYLDHMKRAYFGDKYLWAVGPLSQSGPTERGGATSERAGDIFTWLDTCDDHSVVYVCFGSQAVLDNSQMEAVAVGLGKSGVRFLWCVKEPTVGHVSDEYGLIPSWFEDTTAGRGLVVRGWAPQVQILQHKAIGSFLTHCGWNSVLESIGAGVPMLAWPMGADQFMNATLLVDQVKVAVQVCEGAKTIPNADELAQRIAESVATGGSTCGNQMRMKAMELKQAAYNAIRVHENGGGSSTKDLDDLVQHLFSNQMAMLSRELVPPN